A genomic window from Candidatus Methylacidiphilum fumarolicum includes:
- a CDS encoding ABC transporter ATP-binding protein, with product MIKVENLIKTYSGYTALQGISFEVKKGEIVGFLGPNGAGKTTTMRILSCYLPPTSGKVEVAGFDVLQKPLEVKKRVGYMPENVPLYTDLRVNEYLRYRAKLKGIRGSMLNERVQSVLKLCHIEDVASSMIGNLSKGYRQRVGLADALVHDPELLILDEPTIGLDPNQIRSVRELIRSLGQHHTIILSSHILSEVEAVCSRVLIINKGKIEAADTPENLSKLVRGGNIGAIRLEILCKPSVAKEAFERLEEVEEAEIVEEYPGGWVILQVWPKPGNDIRDGVYNVIQKNGWKIREMSRIKATLEDIFVELTQD from the coding sequence GGCACTGCAGGGAATTAGTTTTGAAGTAAAAAAAGGAGAAATCGTCGGTTTCCTTGGTCCTAATGGGGCAGGAAAAACGACGACCATGCGTATTTTGTCTTGTTACCTCCCTCCAACTAGTGGAAAAGTAGAAGTAGCCGGCTTTGATGTTCTTCAGAAACCTTTGGAGGTTAAGAAAAGAGTAGGGTACATGCCAGAAAATGTTCCCCTATATACGGATTTAAGAGTAAATGAGTATCTAAGGTATAGAGCTAAACTCAAGGGGATTAGGGGCTCGATGCTCAATGAAAGGGTACAATCTGTTTTAAAACTTTGCCATATTGAAGATGTCGCTTCAAGCATGATTGGAAATTTATCCAAAGGGTATCGACAAAGGGTGGGCCTTGCGGATGCATTGGTGCATGATCCGGAATTGTTGATTTTAGATGAGCCAACTATTGGCTTGGATCCCAATCAGATTAGATCGGTCAGGGAATTAATTCGGAGTTTGGGCCAACACCATACCATCATTTTGTCCTCTCATATCTTGAGCGAAGTCGAGGCCGTCTGTAGTAGAGTTTTAATTATAAATAAGGGCAAAATAGAAGCTGCGGATACTCCTGAGAATCTCTCAAAACTTGTTAGAGGTGGAAATATAGGAGCGATTCGACTTGAAATCCTTTGTAAGCCCTCTGTGGCGAAGGAAGCTTTCGAACGGTTGGAGGAAGTTGAGGAAGCAGAAATTGTTGAAGAATATCCAGGAGGATGGGTGATCCTACAGGTATGGCCTAAACCTGGAAATGATATCAGAGATGGAGTTTATAATGTAATTCAGAAAAATGGTTGGAAAATAAGAGAAATGTCAAGAATAAAAGCAACCTTAGAGGATATTTTTGTCGAATTAACACAAGATTGA
- a CDS encoding ABC transporter permease, giving the protein MALLTLFQREMKSYFVSPVAYILLFSCSLINGASFVFWLNYLSINNIKEFTLLQACMNAFFFWFLLLVQVPVLTMRSFAEEYKLGTIEMILTAPVREWELVLSKFLGSVCFFSVLWMPMALYLAVLRIVYGHSLGMSAGMIVLPFLMLLLIGMFFISIGLFVSSLTKNQIIAAILSFALIFLIFSLSFLIYLGIGGQTREMISYLSFLDQMDTFSRGIFDSRPVVLLGSATFFFLFLTEKILEWRRLRE; this is encoded by the coding sequence ATGGCTCTTTTGACTTTATTTCAAAGAGAAATGAAAAGCTACTTTGTCTCTCCAGTAGCTTATATCCTTCTATTTTCTTGTTCTTTGATCAATGGAGCTAGTTTTGTTTTTTGGCTCAACTACCTTTCGATCAATAATATCAAAGAATTTACTCTTTTGCAGGCTTGCATGAATGCATTTTTTTTCTGGTTTTTGCTCCTTGTTCAAGTACCCGTTTTAACGATGCGGTCTTTTGCTGAAGAATACAAATTGGGTACCATTGAGATGATTCTGACAGCCCCTGTGAGGGAATGGGAATTAGTGCTATCCAAGTTTTTAGGCTCTGTTTGTTTCTTTTCTGTTCTTTGGATGCCAATGGCATTGTATTTAGCGGTGTTGCGGATAGTTTATGGACATTCCCTTGGGATGAGTGCAGGGATGATTGTTCTCCCTTTCCTAATGCTTCTTCTCATTGGAATGTTCTTTATATCGATCGGCCTTTTTGTTTCGTCCCTTACGAAAAATCAGATTATTGCTGCCATTCTTTCTTTTGCTCTTATTTTCCTCATTTTCTCATTAAGTTTTTTGATTTATTTGGGAATTGGTGGTCAGACTCGGGAAATGATTTCTTATCTTTCATTTTTGGATCAAATGGATACTTTTTCACGGGGTATTTTCGATTCTAGACCTGTTGTTTTATTGGGTTCAGCCACTTTCTTTTTCCTCTTTCTTACTGAAAAAATTTTGGAATGGAGAAGGCTCAGAGAATGA
- a CDS encoding GldG family protein translates to MKGVTVSHPLRFQLRINNILTILLMFAIVWIVNYLGYKYYYRKDFSKGGMYTLSSKTINVLKSLPEPVKIIVCLTNSKLQSDIDNLLKEYKYYGGNKIIIEHIDPALNLERAEALAKRLKFDLQENVIIFEYKNFHKFVNDNQLVEYDNSVAMFGQSPSIKAFKGEQQFTAAILSVVEGKPSKVYFLTGHGERNIDNYNQPGGYGIIATQIRKENMEPLNLNLLESGAVPEDAAVVVIAGPKNPLSPSELQAITHYLDSKGKLIVLEGSNSNSGLEPLLSKYGIIFQNDKVVAIGRLVGGLGGEMLIDKAAGTHFADHPAVKPMIGYTLQLPDCRSIALSTDSSNPNVKKVTALVKTPEGFWGEVNWKEEERPKYDPGVDIPGPLILAAVYDGGEVPGKEGIHVFGTRIAAVGSSSFLANQNIKPDGVDFFINLLNWMLQKEMALGIAPKSVQEFGLSIPASQRQTVAMICLITIPFAFLVLGVGMYFSRRR, encoded by the coding sequence ATGAAAGGAGTCACGGTGTCTCATCCTTTGAGATTTCAGCTTAGAATCAATAACATACTGACCATTTTATTGATGTTTGCCATAGTTTGGATAGTCAATTATTTGGGATATAAATATTATTATCGTAAGGATTTCTCCAAAGGGGGCATGTATACTCTTTCTTCCAAAACGATTAATGTTTTAAAGTCTTTACCGGAGCCAGTTAAAATTATCGTTTGTCTCACAAATTCAAAGCTTCAATCCGATATAGACAACCTCCTGAAGGAATATAAATATTATGGAGGCAACAAAATCATTATAGAGCATATCGATCCTGCATTAAATCTTGAAAGAGCTGAAGCACTAGCTAAAAGACTTAAATTTGATTTACAAGAAAATGTTATTATTTTTGAATACAAAAATTTTCATAAGTTTGTAAATGATAATCAACTAGTTGAGTATGATAATTCGGTAGCAATGTTTGGCCAATCCCCTTCCATTAAGGCATTTAAAGGGGAACAACAATTTACAGCAGCTATTTTATCTGTAGTAGAAGGGAAGCCGTCCAAAGTGTACTTTTTGACGGGGCATGGTGAAAGAAACATAGATAATTACAATCAACCGGGAGGCTATGGGATTATTGCAACTCAAATTCGTAAGGAAAATATGGAACCACTGAACCTGAATTTGCTGGAAAGTGGGGCTGTTCCAGAAGATGCTGCAGTTGTGGTCATTGCTGGACCCAAAAATCCTCTCTCTCCTTCTGAACTTCAAGCCATAACCCATTACTTGGATTCCAAAGGTAAATTAATAGTTCTTGAAGGCTCAAACTCCAATTCAGGCTTAGAGCCATTGCTTTCAAAATACGGAATAATCTTTCAAAATGATAAAGTGGTTGCAATTGGAAGACTAGTTGGAGGCCTTGGAGGAGAGATGCTTATCGATAAAGCCGCAGGGACTCATTTTGCCGATCATCCTGCGGTAAAACCAATGATTGGTTATACCCTTCAGCTGCCTGATTGCCGCTCCATAGCCTTGTCGACGGATTCTTCTAATCCTAATGTCAAGAAGGTTACAGCCTTAGTAAAAACTCCAGAGGGATTTTGGGGTGAGGTTAATTGGAAAGAAGAAGAAAGGCCTAAATATGATCCAGGAGTTGATATTCCTGGTCCTCTAATTTTAGCTGCTGTTTATGATGGGGGTGAGGTTCCTGGCAAGGAAGGGATTCATGTTTTCGGAACAAGGATTGCAGCCGTTGGGTCTTCCTCCTTTCTTGCCAATCAGAATATAAAACCTGATGGGGTTGATTTTTTCATTAACTTGCTAAATTGGATGCTTCAGAAAGAAATGGCCCTAGGGATTGCTCCAAAATCTGTTCAGGAATTTGGATTAAGCATTCCAGCTTCCCAAAGACAGACCGTTGCTATGATCTGCTTGATTACCATTCCTTTTGCGTTTTTGGTGCTTGGGGTAGGGATGTATTTTTCTAGAAGAAGATGA
- a CDS encoding DUF4340 domain-containing protein, producing MKNFRSTLILSIIVALLTGYIYFFDKGKKSTEERQRTENELFHIEAGEINWLQIKSPGESVTLEKKENQWKIISPIHADADERTIDRYLIDLQYLEVRRKIPQNEIPSGDILKQWGFSNPSLEIYFKTSKETHSLIVGRKTAVSELVYAKTSTGSNGPIYLISSSMAESLKKGLDDLRSRVVFHFNQFSIDKCGIRQLNGPSFSDYIVLKKGKQWELQKPVMARADGSKLEDWFNELHSLHIDKFIADDGSNLNQYGLDSPRYQIWINQSDKKEEEKLLVGNSLPSDTKELYAKMASSNSVFTIQADAVNKIVQNFSDIRDKHVFPTFSEEQVEKIWFRNKDLKLVYVKKGSDWQSEETEKGLANKNKVNEFIEALRNLEAKDIKQEQMEVKGYGLENPQEDIEIEFNPGLTTDKSQRVELYLGKDENGLIYAKNSIEPFVYAIKDSFIKTLPKDPWDWKDLSIIQLDPQEISQWDVISGNQSFTVQRKEGKFIATGISGLDEEKAKDCLELLAHLKAVRWIGPPSQGMELSKPQAKITIHAKKNYVVLIGVASPTGGRYALLEGTPIAFELEDSVYKRLVEPLHTKTTVQQAMPQAAK from the coding sequence ATGAAAAATTTTCGTTCAACCCTCATCCTATCTATCATTGTTGCTTTGTTGACTGGATACATTTATTTTTTTGACAAGGGTAAGAAGTCTACGGAAGAAAGGCAAAGAACGGAAAATGAACTTTTTCATATTGAAGCGGGTGAAATAAATTGGTTACAAATTAAATCACCTGGTGAATCCGTTACCTTGGAGAAAAAAGAAAATCAATGGAAGATAATCTCTCCAATTCATGCTGATGCTGATGAAAGGACAATCGATCGGTATCTGATCGATCTTCAATATTTAGAAGTCCGAAGGAAAATTCCCCAGAATGAGATTCCCAGTGGCGATATTTTAAAACAATGGGGATTTTCTAATCCATCTCTAGAAATCTATTTTAAAACTTCAAAAGAAACACACAGTTTGATTGTTGGTCGGAAAACAGCTGTAAGCGAGTTGGTTTATGCAAAAACCTCTACAGGATCCAATGGCCCAATTTATTTGATTAGTTCTAGTATGGCGGAGTCTTTAAAGAAAGGCTTAGATGATTTGCGCAGTCGGGTTGTTTTTCATTTCAATCAGTTTTCGATTGACAAATGCGGGATTAGACAACTCAATGGCCCTTCCTTTTCTGATTATATAGTCTTAAAGAAAGGAAAGCAGTGGGAACTTCAAAAACCTGTTATGGCAAGGGCTGATGGGAGCAAATTAGAGGATTGGTTTAATGAATTGCATTCGCTTCATATTGACAAGTTTATTGCTGATGATGGGTCCAACCTTAATCAATACGGATTAGATAGCCCAAGATATCAAATTTGGATCAATCAGTCAGATAAGAAGGAGGAAGAGAAGCTTTTGGTTGGTAATTCCTTGCCGTCAGATACAAAGGAGCTATATGCGAAAATGGCTTCGAGTAATTCGGTCTTTACGATCCAAGCAGATGCAGTCAATAAGATCGTACAGAATTTTTCAGATATTCGTGACAAGCATGTGTTTCCTACTTTTTCAGAAGAGCAGGTTGAAAAGATATGGTTTCGGAACAAAGACCTCAAATTGGTTTATGTGAAAAAAGGCAGTGATTGGCAAAGTGAAGAAACAGAGAAAGGACTTGCCAATAAAAATAAGGTTAATGAGTTTATAGAGGCGTTACGTAATCTGGAAGCCAAAGATATTAAACAAGAACAGATGGAGGTAAAAGGTTATGGTTTGGAAAATCCCCAAGAGGATATAGAAATTGAATTTAATCCTGGACTAACCACCGACAAATCTCAGCGGGTAGAGCTGTATTTAGGGAAAGATGAAAATGGACTAATCTATGCCAAAAACTCTATTGAACCTTTTGTTTATGCTATTAAGGATTCATTTATCAAAACGCTCCCTAAAGATCCATGGGATTGGAAGGATCTCTCGATTATCCAATTGGATCCTCAAGAAATATCTCAATGGGATGTCATCTCTGGGAATCAATCTTTTACTGTACAGAGAAAAGAGGGGAAGTTTATAGCCACAGGCATATCCGGACTGGATGAAGAGAAAGCCAAAGATTGCCTTGAGTTGTTAGCGCATCTCAAAGCGGTGAGGTGGATTGGGCCTCCTTCTCAGGGAATGGAACTTTCCAAGCCCCAAGCGAAAATTACAATCCATGCCAAAAAGAATTACGTAGTACTCATTGGAGTTGCTTCGCCAACAGGTGGCAGGTATGCTCTCTTGGAAGGCACTCCGATAGCCTTCGAACTAGAGGATTCAGTTTATAAGAGGCTGGTAGAACCACTACATACAAAAACTACTGTGCAGCAAGCTATGCCTCAAGCAGCAAAATAG
- a CDS encoding DUF2062 domain-containing protein, which translates to MGKSSEGVVKSQPKKKNLFSYVSHHFKKSHTILRKLPVSAHSIAFGFAIGVFYGFTPFWGFKTILAIVSAWLVRASKVAAAVGVAAHDIALPFVPGLMWLEYKIGLIVLGQNSHQFNKTLSKLQHLELKQLISWQEIYNLGWPMFIGSLIIGLPLAAISYILVFKSIKKYQEIQKAEEESTHPS; encoded by the coding sequence ATGGGGAAATCGTCTGAAGGAGTTGTCAAATCACAACCTAAAAAAAAGAATCTTTTTTCCTATGTCTCTCATCATTTCAAAAAAAGTCATACCATCCTTCGAAAATTGCCTGTATCTGCTCACTCTATAGCCTTTGGTTTTGCTATTGGCGTCTTTTATGGATTTACTCCTTTTTGGGGATTCAAGACGATTTTAGCTATTGTATCAGCTTGGCTTGTTCGTGCAAGTAAGGTTGCAGCAGCTGTAGGTGTTGCTGCTCATGATATTGCTTTGCCCTTCGTTCCCGGACTAATGTGGCTTGAATATAAAATTGGGTTGATTGTGCTTGGTCAAAATAGCCATCAATTTAATAAGACACTGTCCAAACTCCAACACCTAGAGCTCAAACAATTAATAAGTTGGCAGGAGATTTATAATTTAGGATGGCCAATGTTCATAGGCTCCTTGATCATAGGATTGCCTCTGGCAGCCATTTCCTATATTTTAGTCTTTAAAAGCATAAAGAAATATCAAGAAATCCAAAAAGCTGAAGAAGAATCAACGCATCCTTCCTGA